The following are from one region of the Anaerolineae bacterium genome:
- a CDS encoding shikimate dehydrogenase translates to MKGQPITGKTSVVGVLGWPVEHSLSPAMHNAAFAEMGLDWAYVPLPVQPGDVEQALKGLLALNFVGSNVTVPHKQAVMRYMDELSDAAQITGAVNTIHLRDGKFIGSNTDPAGFLNSLHEAGCWPRGLRAAVLGAGGAARAVVFALAQAEVGAVVVFNRTAERAAFLVDDLADVFPDSRLSFEALTRETLLKLGNRVDLVVNTTSVGMYPQVDTCPWLEDVPMPGNAFFYDLVYNPLETVFLARARAAGATAVDGLGMLVHQGALSFETWTGRQAPLQVMRRACLQGLGIKKESIF, encoded by the coding sequence ATGAAGGGCCAACCGATTACGGGCAAAACTTCTGTGGTAGGGGTGCTGGGCTGGCCGGTGGAACATAGCCTTAGCCCGGCTATGCACAATGCCGCTTTTGCCGAAATGGGCCTGGATTGGGCTTACGTTCCTCTGCCGGTTCAGCCGGGCGATGTGGAGCAGGCGCTCAAGGGATTGCTCGCCCTCAATTTTGTGGGAAGCAATGTGACCGTGCCGCACAAACAGGCGGTGATGCGCTACATGGACGAGTTGAGTGACGCGGCTCAGATCACGGGCGCGGTCAATACCATTCACCTGCGGGATGGCAAATTCATTGGTTCCAATACCGACCCCGCCGGTTTTTTGAATTCCTTGCACGAAGCCGGTTGTTGGCCGCGGGGGCTGCGGGCGGCGGTGTTAGGCGCGGGCGGCGCGGCGCGGGCGGTAGTGTTTGCCCTGGCCCAGGCTGAAGTTGGCGCGGTGGTAGTGTTCAATCGCACGGCCGAGCGGGCCGCCTTTTTGGTTGACGACCTGGCCGACGTTTTTCCCGATAGTCGCTTGAGTTTTGAGGCCCTGACCAGGGAAACCTTGCTAAAGTTGGGGAACCGGGTTGACCTGGTGGTGAACACTACTTCGGTGGGCATGTATCCCCAGGTTGATACCTGCCCTTGGTTGGAAGATGTACCCATGCCCGGCAACGCCTTTTTTTATGATCTGGTTTACAACCCCCTGGAAACCGTTTTTTTGGCGCGCGCCCGCGCCGCCGGGGCCACGGCCGTTGACGGTTTGGGCATGTTGGTCCACCAGGGGGCGTTGTCTTTTGAAACATGGACCGGCCGGCAGGCCCCCCTCCAGGTGATGCGGCGGGCCTGTTTGCAGGGTTTGGGGATAAAGAAAGAATCAATTTTCTAA
- the aroA gene encoding 3-phosphoshikimate 1-carboxyvinyltransferase produces MHPANALKGSVTLPGDKSISHRALMLGAMAQGTTVAHNWLEAGVTAPMVECLQALGITVEVASTGAGRATLTVHGRGLRGFSPPATPLFCGGSAATMRLLMGLLATQPFTAILDGHEGLRRRPMERIAGPLRQMGATVKTTNGHAPITIAGNRLTTLDYAMPVASAQLQTALLLAALGAEGRMVLRQPGPARDHTLRLLQGMGANITEQGGVITFSPAGFSLQPLRFTVPGDMSSAAFLMVAGLIVPNSEIKLAGVNTNPTRAGLLEILQTMGGLIKVINEQITAGEPVADLGVTAGSLRGVAVRGEVVVRMIDEFPVFAVAALQASGKTLVRDAAELRAKESDRIKAVVEEFNKLGAKITPHPAGFEIDGPQPFKGAAVHSHGDHRLAMSLAIAGLVAQGKTVVEDAEALNESFPGFAETLQALGANVEWVE; encoded by the coding sequence ATCCATCCGGCAAACGCCTTAAAAGGCAGCGTAACGCTGCCCGGCGACAAATCCATCTCTCATCGCGCCCTTATGCTGGGGGCTATGGCCCAGGGTACCACTGTGGCCCATAACTGGCTGGAGGCAGGCGTTACCGCGCCAATGGTGGAATGTCTGCAAGCTTTGGGCATTACCGTTGAAGTGGCCTCCACCGGCGCGGGGCGGGCCACTTTAACCGTGCATGGGCGGGGGCTGCGGGGATTCAGCCCGCCGGCCACACCCCTGTTTTGCGGCGGTTCAGCCGCCACCATGCGCCTGTTAATGGGCTTGCTGGCCACCCAGCCTTTTACGGCCATCCTTGACGGGCATGAGGGGTTGCGCCGCCGCCCTATGGAACGGATTGCCGGGCCGCTGCGCCAAATGGGGGCAACCGTAAAAACCACCAACGGCCACGCGCCTATCACCATCGCCGGGAATCGTTTAACCACTCTTGACTACGCCATGCCGGTGGCCAGCGCCCAGTTGCAAACTGCGCTGCTGCTGGCCGCGCTCGGCGCTGAAGGCCGGATGGTGCTGCGCCAGCCCGGCCCGGCCCGCGACCATACCCTGCGTTTATTGCAAGGCATGGGCGCAAACATAACCGAGCAGGGGGGCGTGATCACGTTTAGCCCGGCGGGATTTTCTTTGCAGCCGCTCCGGTTTACCGTTCCCGGCGACATGTCGTCTGCCGCGTTTTTAATGGTGGCGGGCCTCATTGTGCCAAACAGCGAGATCAAGCTGGCAGGAGTCAACACTAATCCGACCCGGGCCGGTTTGCTGGAAATTTTGCAAACAATGGGCGGCCTCATAAAGGTAATAAACGAGCAGATCACCGCCGGCGAGCCGGTGGCCGATTTAGGGGTAACCGCCGGTTCTCTCCGGGGCGTAGCGGTCCGCGGCGAAGTGGTGGTGCGGATGATTGACGAATTTCCCGTGTTCGCGGTGGCTGCCTTACAAGCCAGCGGCAAAACCCTGGTGCGCGACGCCGCCGAACTGCGGGCCAAAGAGAGCGACCGCATTAAAGCAGTGGTGGAGGAATTTAACAAACTGGGCGCCAAAATCACGCCTCATCCTGCTGGGTTTGAGATTGACGGTCCCCAACCGTTTAAGGGCGCCGCCGTCCACAGCCACGGCGACCACCGCCTGGCGATGTCGTTGGCCATTGCCGGGTTGGTAGCCCAGGGCAAAACCGTGGTTGAAGATGCCGAAGCCTTAAACGAGAGTTTCCCCGGTTTTGCAGAAACCTTGCAGGCATTAGGCGCAAACGTGGAGTGGGTTGAATAA
- a CDS encoding prephenate dehydrogenase/arogenate dehydrogenase family protein yields the protein MGGSLALALKEQNLCQEVTALVRRQTAAREAARMGVVDRATTNPAKALRDADLIVFSTPVRIIICQLAEFAPYYKPGAVITDMGSTKQEIVQAMAALPHGVHPLGSHPMCGKERSGLSAADPSLFQDAPWILTPLDRTPPQATRLVQNLAAAIGAKTQFLAADRHDRLVAAISHLPYTLAAALVLSVQQLAGDDPAVWDVAASGFRDTSRLAASDVTMMLDILLTNRAAVQQTVAVVQSYLDQFVRALQNEDHETLRALMERAAARRSAMYKLKGPSN from the coding sequence ATGGGCGGCTCGCTGGCGCTGGCCTTAAAAGAACAAAACCTCTGCCAAGAAGTAACGGCCCTGGTGCGGCGCCAAACAGCCGCCCGTGAAGCTGCCCGGATGGGGGTGGTTGACCGGGCCACCACCAACCCGGCTAAGGCTTTACGCGACGCCGATCTGATAGTGTTTTCTACGCCGGTGCGGATCATCATTTGCCAACTGGCCGAGTTTGCGCCCTATTACAAACCCGGCGCGGTCATTACCGATATGGGCAGCACCAAACAGGAAATTGTGCAGGCTATGGCGGCCTTGCCCCATGGTGTCCACCCCCTGGGTTCTCATCCCATGTGCGGCAAAGAGCGGAGCGGTTTGAGCGCCGCAGACCCCTCGCTCTTTCAGGACGCTCCCTGGATTTTGACGCCCCTGGACCGCACCCCGCCCCAGGCCACGCGCCTGGTGCAAAATTTGGCGGCGGCCATCGGCGCCAAAACCCAATTCCTGGCGGCCGATCGCCACGACAGGTTGGTGGCTGCGATTAGCCACTTGCCCTACACCCTGGCCGCAGCGCTGGTATTGTCTGTTCAACAGCTGGCCGGGGACGACCCGGCGGTGTGGGACGTGGCCGCTTCCGGCTTTAGAGACACGTCTCGCCTGGCCGCTTCCGACGTGACCATGATGCTGGATATTTTATTGACCAACCGGGCCGCCGTTCAACAAACGGTCGCCGTTGTCCAATCCTACCTTGACCAATTTGTCCGGGCGCTGCAAAACGAAGACCACGAAACCCTGCGGGCTTTAATGGAACGGGCGGCAGCGCGGCGAAGCGCAATGTATAAATTGAAAGGACCTTCAAATTGA
- the aroF gene encoding 3-deoxy-7-phosphoheptulonate synthase yields MIIIMKMNTEQKNIEAVVARVEKQGFKTHLSTGEERTIIGVIGDERSLDRGAISRMDGVDRVVPVLRPFKLASRDFQPEDSKISINGHVFGDKKVIVMAGPCSVESLEQMRQTAVAVKECGAHLLRGGAFKPRSSPYSFQGMGEAGLKILAQVRQETGLHVITEVMAPEQVNLVAEYADVLQIGTRNMQNYALLNAVGQSNKPVLLKRGMMSTIEELLMSAEYIMSNGNHKVILCERGIRTFEKYTRNTLDINAVPVLKELTHLPVVVDPSHATGKWTLVKAASKAAVAAGADGLIIEVHPNPAEALSDGEQSLKPHRFAELMAEVKRVAEAVGRTI; encoded by the coding sequence ATGATTATTATCATGAAAATGAACACAGAACAAAAGAATATAGAGGCAGTGGTGGCCCGGGTGGAAAAACAGGGCTTCAAAACCCACCTGTCAACGGGCGAGGAGCGGACCATTATTGGCGTTATTGGCGACGAACGCAGCCTGGACCGGGGCGCTATCAGCCGGATGGACGGCGTTGACCGGGTAGTGCCGGTGCTGCGCCCTTTTAAACTGGCCAGCCGGGATTTTCAGCCGGAAGACTCAAAAATTTCCATCAACGGCCATGTATTTGGCGATAAAAAGGTGATTGTGATGGCCGGGCCTTGTTCGGTGGAAAGCCTGGAACAGATGCGCCAAACCGCTGTGGCCGTTAAAGAGTGCGGCGCGCACCTGCTGCGGGGCGGCGCCTTTAAGCCGCGCAGTTCGCCCTATAGTTTCCAGGGTATGGGCGAAGCAGGGCTTAAAATCTTGGCCCAGGTGCGCCAGGAAACCGGCTTGCACGTTATTACCGAAGTGATGGCCCCGGAGCAGGTAAACCTGGTAGCCGAATATGCCGACGTGCTGCAAATTGGCACGCGCAATATGCAAAACTATGCCCTGCTCAATGCGGTGGGGCAAAGTAACAAACCCGTTTTGCTGAAACGGGGGATGATGAGTACCATTGAGGAATTGCTGATGAGCGCCGAGTACATTATGTCTAACGGCAATCATAAAGTGATCTTGTGCGAGCGGGGCATTCGCACCTTTGAAAAATACACCCGCAACACCCTCGATATCAATGCCGTGCCCGTGTTAAAAGAATTGACCCATTTGCCGGTAGTGGTTGACCCCAGCCACGCGACCGGCAAATGGACGTTGGTTAAAGCAGCCAGCAAAGCGGCGGTAGCCGCCGGTGCGGATGGCCTCATCATCGAAGTCCATCCCAACCCGGCCGAGGCGCTCAGCGATGGCGAGCAGTCGCTCAAACCCCACCGCTTTGCAGAATTAATGGCCGAAGTGAAGCGGGTGGCAGAAGCGGTTGGCAGAACCATCTAA
- the recO gene encoding DNA repair protein RecO, whose amino-acid sequence MTDRLYRTDALILRRADFGEADRLLTVFTPERGKLRLLAKGVRKTTSRKAGHVELFMLTDMLVAQGRTWDIISQAEIVEPYRHLRDDLDKTGHAYYLAELVDRFTEEHDPNQPLFELLAVTLAHLGHSDDPFITLRYFEVRLLSLAGYQPQLFFCVACNKALEPVENYFHSADGGMLCPEHGPVRPHAQPVALPVLKVLRFLQTEPWEKAARLQLAPHTQQQVEQLLLGYITFVLERQLKSVDFIRKLKRKA is encoded by the coding sequence ATGACCGACCGTCTCTACCGCACCGACGCCCTTATCCTGCGCCGCGCCGATTTTGGCGAAGCCGACCGGCTGCTCACGGTATTTACCCCGGAGCGGGGCAAACTGCGCCTGCTGGCCAAAGGGGTGCGCAAAACCACCAGCCGGAAGGCCGGCCATGTGGAATTGTTTATGCTCACCGACATGTTGGTGGCCCAGGGCCGCACCTGGGACATTATCTCCCAGGCCGAAATTGTAGAACCCTATCGCCACTTGCGCGACGACCTGGACAAAACCGGCCACGCTTATTACCTGGCCGAACTGGTGGACCGTTTTACCGAAGAGCATGATCCCAACCAGCCTTTGTTTGAGTTATTGGCCGTTACCCTGGCCCACCTGGGCCACAGCGACGATCCCTTTATTACCCTGCGTTATTTTGAGGTGCGCCTGCTGAGCCTGGCCGGCTACCAGCCCCAACTCTTTTTTTGCGTGGCCTGTAACAAGGCCCTGGAGCCGGTTGAAAACTATTTTCATTCCGCCGACGGCGGCATGCTCTGCCCGGAGCATGGCCCGGTGCGGCCCCACGCGCAGCCGGTTGCTCTGCCGGTGTTAAAGGTGCTGCGTTTTTTGCAAACAGAGCCGTGGGAAAAGGCGGCGCGGCTGCAACTGGCCCCCCACACGCAACAACAGGTGGAGCAACTTTTGTTGGGCTACATCACCTTTGTGCTGGAACGCCAGCTTAAGAGTGTTGATTTTATCAGAAAACTAAAACGTAAGGCGTAA
- a CDS encoding glycine--tRNA ligase subunit beta, which yields MNTKTMTTPLNFQQIIMTLQQYWANRGALIWQPWHETVGAGTANPGTTLRVLGPEPWAIAYVEPSFRPDDGRFGDNPNRMQMHHQFQVILKPDPGNPQELYLGSLEAIGLKLAEHDIRFVEDNWESPALGAWGLGWEVWLDGMEISQYTYFQQSGGFSLDPVAVELTYGLERIAMYLQNVDSVWHIVWDGGQTYGDILLRQEIEYCDYNFNVADVDGLVAAYNFYEAECQRCLEKGLVAPAHDYVLKCSHTFNILDTRGAIGVTERAAYFARMRRMSHRVARAFVSQREAVGFPLLEYMPKPETLDPGPPAAGQTEFAQTFLLEIGSEELPAADVAGALAYLNRAAPQFLADLRLDHGDVQVTGTPRRLAVLVNNLAPRQRDLAEAARGPAARIAFDAEGKPTKAAQGFARSKGVAVSELEIRDMDGGQYVVALVRTPGRPTPEVLAEALPGFIRGINFGKSMRWLASAQVGEEVAKTNYSRPIRWLVALWGEAVVPFAYAGLAGGRTTRGPRPAGSPKVEIAAAADYPAVMQAQRIMVDPQTRRAEIKKQLQAMAAEAGGSTPDDPDLLAEVTHLVEQPAAFLGRFEEKYLALPPAVLVTVMKKHQRYFPVLDPAGALLPYFIAVRNGGAEHLDVVRRGNEGVIRARYADAEFFFKSDTEKPLEAFLPRLDTLTFQEQLGSMLDKSKRLESLAPQIGERLHLSAGELDTVERAAHLCKADLATSMVVELTSLQGVMGYEYAKRSGEPAAVAAAIVEHYYPQTRLPGHTLSRPGLALNLANRLDSLCGLFAVGKAPTGSADPFALRRDALSLVTILLETETDFDLGAGLALAAARQPLEVPADSLAETAAFIQRRLEGVLREQYALPHDVVQAVLLERGHNPWPALLAAQDLAAAVTRPDWADTLNAFARCARIVRPVAERYTMRPERFQEPAEKTLYAAYQKTRAGLGPAATMAEVVTALREVLVKPINAFFDEVLVMDEDETVKQNRLALLQDIRDLTKGHADFSELQGF from the coding sequence TTGAATACAAAAACCATGACCACTCCCCTCAATTTCCAACAAATCATTATGACCCTGCAACAATACTGGGCCAACCGGGGCGCGTTGATCTGGCAGCCCTGGCACGAAACGGTGGGTGCGGGCACGGCCAACCCCGGCACCACCCTGCGCGTGCTGGGGCCGGAACCCTGGGCCATTGCTTACGTTGAACCATCGTTTAGGCCCGACGACGGCCGCTTTGGCGATAACCCCAACCGCATGCAAATGCACCACCAGTTCCAGGTTATCCTAAAACCCGACCCCGGCAACCCGCAAGAACTTTACCTGGGCAGCCTGGAGGCCATTGGCCTTAAGCTTGCAGAACACGACATCCGTTTTGTGGAGGATAACTGGGAAAGCCCGGCCCTGGGCGCCTGGGGCCTGGGCTGGGAGGTGTGGCTGGATGGCATGGAGATCAGCCAGTACACGTACTTTCAGCAATCCGGCGGTTTTAGCCTGGACCCGGTGGCCGTGGAACTGACCTACGGCCTGGAACGCATTGCCATGTACCTGCAAAATGTAGACAGTGTGTGGCATATTGTTTGGGATGGCGGCCAAACCTATGGCGACATTTTACTGCGCCAAGAAATTGAATATTGCGACTACAATTTTAATGTGGCCGATGTGGACGGTTTGGTGGCGGCTTATAACTTTTATGAAGCCGAGTGCCAACGCTGTTTGGAAAAAGGTTTGGTGGCGCCGGCCCACGATTACGTGCTAAAGTGTTCCCACACGTTTAACATTTTAGACACGCGCGGCGCCATTGGCGTTACCGAGCGAGCCGCTTATTTTGCCCGCATGCGCCGCATGTCGCACCGGGTGGCCCGGGCGTTTGTGAGCCAGCGGGAAGCGGTGGGCTTTCCGCTGCTGGAATATATGCCCAAACCGGAAACCCTCGACCCCGGCCCGCCGGCCGCCGGCCAAACCGAATTTGCGCAAACGTTTCTATTGGAAATTGGTTCTGAAGAATTGCCCGCGGCCGATGTGGCCGGCGCTCTGGCTTACCTCAACCGGGCCGCGCCCCAATTTTTGGCCGATTTGCGCCTGGACCACGGCGACGTGCAGGTGACGGGCACGCCGCGCCGCCTGGCCGTTTTGGTGAACAACCTGGCCCCGCGCCAGCGCGACCTGGCCGAAGCGGCGCGCGGCCCCGCGGCCCGCATTGCCTTTGACGCCGAGGGCAAGCCCACCAAAGCGGCTCAGGGTTTTGCCCGAAGCAAGGGCGTGGCTGTGTCGGAATTGGAGATCCGGGATATGGACGGCGGCCAATACGTGGTGGCCTTGGTGCGCACGCCGGGCCGCCCCACCCCCGAGGTGCTGGCCGAGGCCCTGCCCGGCTTTATCCGCGGGATCAATTTTGGCAAGTCTATGCGCTGGCTGGCCTCGGCCCAGGTGGGCGAAGAGGTAGCCAAAACCAATTACAGCCGCCCCATCCGCTGGCTGGTGGCCTTGTGGGGGGAGGCGGTGGTGCCGTTTGCCTACGCCGGTTTGGCCGGCGGGCGGACCACGCGCGGCCCGCGCCCCGCCGGCTCGCCCAAAGTGGAGATTGCCGCCGCCGCCGATTACCCGGCCGTGATGCAGGCGCAGCGGATCATGGTTGACCCCCAGACCCGCCGGGCCGAAATAAAAAAACAACTCCAGGCTATGGCCGCGGAAGCGGGCGGGTCCACGCCGGACGACCCGGACCTGCTGGCCGAGGTGACGCACCTGGTGGAGCAGCCCGCGGCCTTTTTGGGCCGTTTTGAAGAAAAATACCTGGCCCTGCCCCCGGCTGTGTTGGTGACGGTGATGAAAAAACACCAGCGTTATTTTCCCGTGCTGGACCCGGCGGGCGCGCTGCTGCCCTATTTTATAGCCGTGCGCAATGGGGGCGCCGAGCACCTTGACGTGGTGCGGCGCGGCAATGAGGGCGTCATCCGCGCCCGTTACGCCGATGCCGAATTTTTCTTTAAGAGCGACACGGAAAAACCCCTGGAAGCGTTTTTGCCCCGACTGGATACGCTGACGTTTCAGGAACAGCTTGGCTCGATGTTGGACAAAAGCAAACGGCTGGAAAGCCTGGCCCCGCAAATTGGCGAGCGGCTGCATTTGAGCGCCGGCGAGCTGGACACCGTTGAACGGGCCGCTCACCTGTGCAAAGCCGACCTGGCCACCAGTATGGTGGTGGAGTTGACCAGTTTGCAGGGGGTGATGGGTTACGAGTACGCCAAACGTTCCGGCGAACCCGCGGCTGTGGCCGCGGCCATTGTGGAGCACTATTATCCTCAAACCCGCCTGCCCGGCCATACGCTCAGCCGGCCGGGCCTGGCCCTTAACCTGGCCAACCGGCTGGATAGCTTGTGCGGCTTATTTGCAGTGGGCAAAGCGCCTACCGGCTCAGCCGACCCCTTTGCTTTGCGGCGGGACGCTTTGTCGTTGGTGACCATTTTGCTGGAAACGGAAACAGACTTTGATCTGGGCGCCGGGCTGGCATTGGCGGCGGCCCGGCAGCCTCTTGAGGTTCCCGCCGATTCCCTGGCCGAGACCGCGGCTTTTATCCAACGCCGGCTGGAGGGGGTGCTGCGCGAGCAATACGCTTTACCCCACGACGTGGTGCAGGCCGTGTTGCTTGAGCGCGGCCATAATCCCTGGCCGGCCCTGCTGGCGGCCCAAGATTTGGCGGCGGCCGTGACCCGGCCGGATTGGGCGGACACGCTGAACGCTTTTGCCCGCTGCGCGCGCATTGTGCGGCCGGTGGCCGAGCGTTATACCATGCGGCCGGAGCGTTTTCAGGAACCGGCCGAAAAAACATTATACGCCGCTTACCAAAAAACCCGGGCCGGCCTGGGGCCTGCCGCCACTATGGCCGAGGTGGTGACCGCGCTCCGGGAAGTTTTGGTCAAGCCCATTAATGCCTTTTTTGACGAGGTATTGGTGATGGATGAGGATGAAACCGTTAAGCAAAATCGGCTGGCCCTGTTGCAGGATATCCGGGATTTGACCAAAGGGCACGCCGATTTTAGCGAGTTGCAGGGTTTTTAG
- a CDS encoding SLC13 family permease, whose translation MPLNIALVLAILAVALLLFVTEKLRADLVALLVLGSLALTGLVTPTQALSGFSNPAVVTVWAVFILSGALYRTGVANLIGRQVLRLAGQNEAQLLAVIMLTAGGMSAFMNNVGVAALLLPVVMDIARQTNRAPSKLLMPLAFGSLLGGLTTLIGTPPNILVSNALRASGLPAFGLFDYTPVGLAVMLGGVAFMVLIGRHLLPEKDIAKETATAPPAQPGLFHNLTERLFVVRLPADSALVGKTLANSRLRSALGLNVIGIIKNNHTQLSPPPHTLLKPGDKLLVEGKTEQLANLRGRRLLLPNNLPANPEVSREIEVAEVSLSPRSALLGQTLAQINFRRRFGLNALAIRRQGRLHRANLPSIPLQAGDTLLVQGPRLRLHQLRETADFLVSEAEAAEVYPLHERLIVVHVPPDSALAGKTLADTHLGDAFDLTVLGIIRRGDTLLVPPPATTLLAGDTLLIEGNPADLTALTGLQDLEIDRETPLAMEDLQSEQVGLIEVVLSPYTALAGKTLRQLRFRERYGLSVLAIWRQGQVCRTNLPEVNLELGDALLLYGPREKFKILGQEPDFLVLTEAAQEVMQVRKAPLAALVLGAVLLVVVLGWLPIAVAAVLGATIMVLAGCLTMEEAYRFIEWKAVFLIAGMLPLGIAMQNSGAAQFLANGLIALVGGWGVGAMLAGLFILTTLAAQVMPTAAVAVLMAPIALTTARDLQVSPYALSMIVAVSASASFLSPIAHPANILTMGPGGYRFTDYLRVGIPLTIVVLVITLLVLPIFWPVYP comes from the coding sequence ATGCCTCTTAACATCGCCCTTGTCCTGGCCATTCTGGCCGTAGCCCTGCTCCTGTTTGTCACCGAAAAACTGCGCGCGGACCTGGTGGCCCTGTTGGTGCTGGGCAGCCTGGCCCTCACCGGCCTGGTTACGCCAACCCAGGCCCTCTCCGGTTTCAGCAACCCGGCCGTAGTCACGGTGTGGGCCGTGTTCATTCTCAGCGGCGCGCTCTACCGCACCGGCGTGGCTAACCTGATTGGCCGCCAGGTGCTGCGCCTGGCCGGGCAAAACGAGGCCCAACTCCTGGCCGTCATTATGCTCACCGCCGGGGGTATGTCGGCTTTTATGAACAACGTGGGCGTGGCCGCCCTGCTGCTGCCGGTAGTAATGGATATTGCCCGGCAAACAAACCGCGCCCCCTCCAAACTCCTCATGCCCCTGGCCTTTGGCTCGCTCCTGGGCGGGCTGACCACCCTCATCGGCACGCCGCCCAATATTCTGGTCAGCAACGCCCTCCGCGCCTCCGGCCTGCCCGCCTTTGGCCTTTTTGACTACACCCCCGTTGGCCTGGCCGTCATGCTGGGCGGCGTGGCCTTTATGGTCCTCATCGGCCGCCACCTCCTGCCGGAAAAAGATATTGCCAAAGAAACCGCCACCGCCCCGCCCGCCCAACCGGGCCTGTTTCACAACCTGACAGAACGATTATTCGTGGTCCGCCTGCCCGCCGATTCCGCCCTGGTGGGCAAAACCCTGGCCAACAGCCGGTTACGCTCGGCCCTGGGCCTAAACGTAATTGGCATCATCAAAAACAACCACACCCAACTATCGCCCCCGCCCCACACCCTGCTTAAACCCGGCGATAAACTGCTGGTTGAAGGAAAAACCGAACAATTGGCTAACCTGCGCGGCCGCCGCCTGCTCTTGCCCAACAACCTGCCGGCCAACCCGGAAGTCTCACGCGAAATTGAAGTGGCCGAAGTCTCCCTCTCACCCCGTTCCGCGCTGTTGGGCCAAACCCTGGCCCAGATCAATTTTCGACGCCGTTTTGGCCTTAACGCCCTGGCCATCCGGCGGCAGGGCCGGCTCCACCGGGCCAACCTGCCCTCCATCCCCCTCCAAGCGGGCGATACCCTCCTGGTGCAGGGGCCGCGTCTTCGGCTTCACCAACTTCGGGAGACCGCCGATTTTTTGGTGTCCGAGGCCGAAGCGGCCGAAGTGTACCCCCTACACGAACGGCTCATTGTGGTGCACGTGCCCCCGGATTCCGCCCTGGCCGGTAAAACCCTGGCCGACACCCACCTGGGCGACGCCTTTGACCTGACCGTTTTGGGCATTATCCGCCGGGGAGACACGCTCTTGGTGCCCCCGCCCGCCACCACTCTTCTGGCCGGAGATACGCTCCTGATTGAGGGCAACCCGGCAGACCTGACCGCGCTCACGGGCCTGCAAGACCTGGAAATAGACCGGGAAACGCCCCTGGCCATGGAAGACCTGCAATCAGAACAGGTGGGCCTCATCGAAGTGGTGCTCTCGCCCTACACCGCCCTGGCCGGCAAAACCCTGCGCCAGCTCCGCTTTAGAGAGCGATACGGCTTAAGCGTGCTGGCCATCTGGCGACAGGGCCAGGTGTGCCGCACCAACCTGCCGGAGGTAAACCTGGAATTGGGCGACGCCCTGTTGCTCTACGGGCCGCGCGAAAAATTCAAAATACTGGGTCAGGAGCCGGATTTTTTGGTTCTTACCGAAGCGGCCCAGGAGGTTATGCAGGTGCGCAAAGCGCCGCTGGCCGCGCTGGTGTTGGGCGCGGTGCTATTGGTGGTGGTATTGGGCTGGCTGCCAATTGCCGTTGCCGCCGTGCTGGGGGCCACAATCATGGTCCTGGCCGGCTGCTTAACCATGGAAGAAGCTTACCGTTTTATAGAGTGGAAAGCGGTTTTTCTGATCGCCGGCATGCTGCCCCTGGGCATTGCCATGCAAAACAGCGGGGCGGCCCAATTTCTGGCCAATGGTTTGATCGCCCTGGTGGGGGGCTGGGGCGTGGGGGCCATGCTGGCCGGTTTATTTATCTTGACCACCCTGGCGGCCCAGGTAATGCCCACCGCCGCCGTCGCCGTGCTCATGGCCCCCATTGCCCTTACCACGGCGCGCGACCTGCAAGTATCCCCTTACGCCCTGAGCATGATCGTGGCGGTGTCGGCCTCGGCCAGCTTTCTCAGCCCCATTGCCCACCCGGCCAATATCCTCACCATGGGCCCCGGCGGCTATCGTTTTACCGACTATCTGCGGGTGGGCATTCCGCTCACCATCGTGGTTTTGGTCATCACCCTGCTGGTGCTGCCAATCTTTTGGCCCGTTTACCCGTAG